A region of Thermococcus piezophilus DNA encodes the following proteins:
- a CDS encoding diacylglycerol/polyprenol kinase family protein, translating to MSMKSELKRKSLHLTGVLVPVSYLLFGKDATLTLIGVAFFVFVVLEPFRIIEALRDRIKERLRLYVYDDVIERVEKLERQIDEITREHERYRVAAHIYFAAAAFIVVYFFPKNIAIGAITVATIGDALAAIIGKSFGRHRFKNGKSVEGSLAYFLSGVFILWPLVGLPLAVVGSLAGMVAEFYNLLPDDNFSNQLAIAVVLYLANALVL from the coding sequence ATGAGCATGAAAAGCGAGCTGAAGCGTAAGTCCCTTCACCTCACTGGCGTGTTGGTTCCGGTTTCGTATCTGCTTTTTGGAAAGGACGCGACACTCACTTTGATTGGGGTAGCCTTTTTCGTATTCGTCGTCCTTGAGCCATTCAGGATAATCGAGGCGCTCAGGGACAGAATCAAAGAGCGGCTCAGGCTCTATGTCTACGACGATGTCATTGAGCGCGTGGAGAAGCTTGAGAGGCAGATAGACGAGATAACGCGTGAGCACGAGCGATACCGCGTCGCGGCTCACATATACTTCGCGGCGGCCGCATTTATAGTGGTTTATTTCTTCCCAAAAAACATAGCCATCGGAGCTATAACCGTGGCCACCATCGGCGATGCCCTTGCAGCTATAATTGGGAAGTCCTTCGGAAGACACCGCTTTAAAAACGGTAAGAGCGTTGAGGGAAGCCTCGCCTACTTCCTCTCCGGTGTGTTCATCCTTTGGCCGCTCGTTGGTCTCCCTCTGGCAGTTGTTGGTTCGCTCGCGGGGATGGTTGCTGAGTTCTATAACCTGTTGCCCGATGACAACTTCTCGAACCAGCTGGCGATAGCTGTGGTGCTCTATCTCGCGAACGCTCTTGTCCTTTGA
- a CDS encoding HAD family hydrolase, with translation MLVLVDLDDTLCNTWDAGKYTLIRLIPFLLKRGKFKSFFYIITARYRELEQSREFHMMDLDKILEKLLGKVYASITPEEFEEIMSLVDRVFFSNLKLYPDALPFLQGLRDMGAKIVLITDSSSYWQRKKLEYLGIKDYFDAIIISGETGHSKLDPHNFRLARSKFPREEEVYMVGDRDDTDMRGGEDIGAVTILVKRGYFKGRHHKHADYVVNDLIEALRVIKDEHEKRAEA, from the coding sequence ATGCTCGTGCTTGTTGACCTCGACGATACTCTCTGCAACACCTGGGATGCTGGAAAGTACACGCTCATTCGCTTGATACCTTTCCTTCTCAAACGGGGGAAGTTCAAGTCTTTCTTCTACATAATCACCGCCCGCTATAGGGAGCTCGAGCAGTCGCGGGAGTTTCACATGATGGACCTCGATAAAATTCTGGAGAAGCTCCTCGGAAAGGTCTACGCGAGCATAACCCCCGAAGAGTTCGAGGAGATAATGAGCCTCGTTGATAGAGTCTTCTTTTCGAATCTTAAGCTCTATCCCGATGCCCTCCCCTTTCTTCAGGGGCTCAGGGATATGGGAGCCAAAATAGTGCTCATAACGGACTCCTCGAGCTACTGGCAAAGAAAGAAGCTCGAGTACCTCGGCATAAAGGACTACTTCGATGCCATCATAATCAGCGGCGAGACCGGCCACAGCAAGCTCGATCCCCACAACTTCCGTTTGGCTAGGAGCAAGTTCCCCCGCGAAGAGGAGGTCTACATGGTCGGCGACAGGGACGACACCGACATGAGGGGCGGTGAGGACATTGGTGCAGTTACTATACTCGTAAAGAGAGGCTACTTCAAGGGAAGACATCACAAACACGCAGATTACGTTGTTAACGACCTGATCGAGGCTCTAAGGGTGATCAAGGATGAGCATGAAAAGCGAGCTGAAGCGTAA
- a CDS encoding TIGR00304 family membrane protein, producing MEKGTLLIALGMGMIFLGFFLVFIGTLLSAGGEAEVEGGGVIMIGPIPIVFGTSRGATLVMVLSVVLMVLWIIGALIARRG from the coding sequence ATGGAGAAGGGGACCCTGCTCATAGCTCTTGGAATGGGTATGATATTCCTAGGCTTCTTCCTAGTCTTTATTGGAACCCTGCTGAGCGCAGGTGGAGAGGCCGAGGTTGAGGGCGGCGGAGTTATAATGATAGGCCCGATTCCGATAGTCTTCGGTACTAGTAGGGGGGCAACACTTGTGATGGTTCTCTCAGTAGTCCTGATGGTTCTCTGGATAATAGGCGCTCTGATTGCAAGGAGGGGATGA
- a CDS encoding cation:proton antiporter, whose product MDFLAALAILLVTAKSIEWLVERVEIHPIIAHVLTGITLGPFVLGLIEPTSELSVLAEFGLIMMMLYMGLTSNFSAIAQNTKKAVMVAVLGVAFSFILGFATVEFFGKSTSAAIFVGVTLGNTAIEVTSSILVKERVKREISSILMGAAFVDDILAVYLIGIITAMTKGSLDARSLGILTIKIFLFIAIILLISELVFKRSHWFYSIVKNLNVFFTFTLILTFSLAIIAEKVGLNQIIGAYLAGLTISRLRERKDPLVVTRIKLNELIEDLQVVLTEFFIPLFFIYVGLMFNPPLASISLALIGTLYLAAVLGKLIGCGLGSRLFGLSWKDSILVGIGMGGRGSLDLAILTFGLNTGLIDQTIFASVIVVSMMTALTTPLFFKTYIKRAKA is encoded by the coding sequence GTGGACTTTCTGGCGGCCCTTGCCATTCTACTCGTCACAGCAAAGAGCATCGAGTGGCTCGTTGAGAGGGTAGAGATACATCCCATCATAGCCCACGTCCTGACCGGAATAACGCTGGGGCCATTCGTCCTCGGACTCATAGAGCCGACTTCCGAGCTCAGCGTTCTGGCGGAGTTCGGCCTGATAATGATGATGCTTTACATGGGTCTCACCAGCAACTTCTCGGCAATAGCCCAGAACACCAAAAAAGCTGTAATGGTTGCAGTCCTTGGCGTGGCTTTCTCCTTTATCCTTGGTTTCGCTACAGTAGAGTTCTTCGGGAAGAGCACCTCAGCGGCAATTTTTGTTGGGGTAACTCTCGGAAACACTGCTATAGAAGTCACGAGCAGTATCCTCGTCAAAGAGCGCGTTAAACGGGAGATCTCGTCCATCCTCATGGGTGCAGCCTTCGTCGATGACATACTCGCGGTTTACCTCATAGGCATCATCACAGCAATGACTAAGGGTAGCTTGGATGCCCGTTCCCTTGGGATACTGACCATCAAGATATTCCTGTTCATAGCAATAATACTCCTAATCTCCGAACTCGTTTTCAAACGCTCCCACTGGTTCTACTCGATAGTCAAGAACCTCAACGTATTTTTCACATTCACACTCATACTGACGTTCTCTCTGGCGATAATAGCTGAGAAGGTCGGTCTTAACCAAATAATAGGAGCATACCTGGCAGGACTCACGATAAGCAGACTTCGCGAGAGGAAGGACCCCCTTGTCGTTACGAGGATAAAGCTCAATGAGCTGATAGAGGACCTGCAAGTTGTCCTCACGGAGTTTTTCATACCGCTGTTCTTTATCTACGTCGGACTGATGTTCAACCCGCCGTTAGCGAGCATCAGCCTGGCCTTGATAGGAACGCTTTACCTGGCGGCGGTTCTTGGAAAACTCATCGGCTGTGGGCTGGGGAGCAGGCTCTTCGGCCTGAGCTGGAAGGACTCAATCCTCGTTGGCATAGGCATGGGGGGCAGGGGAAGCCTGGATCTGGCGATACTCACCTTCGGCCTCAACACAGGGCTCATCGATCAGACCATTTTTGCGAGCGTCATAGTCGTCTCCATGATGACAGCCTTAACAACACCCTTGTTCTTTAAGACCTACATCAAAAGGGCAAAAGCTTAA
- the mfnA gene encoding tyrosine decarboxylase MfnA, with product MFSRKGASEEEVLAELEEKTAEDLTFGSGRILGSMCTYPHPFAQKIVMKYIDRNLGDPGLHVGSQKIEEEAVEMLSSLLGLEKGYGNIVSGGTEANILAVRAFRNLADVEKPELILPKSAHFSFLKASEMLGVKLVWAELKDDYSVDVKDVEAKITEGTIGIVGIAGTTGLGVVDDIPALSDLALDYGIPLHVDAAFGGFVIPFAKALGYDLPDFDFRLKGVQSITIDPHKMGMAPIPAGGIIFRKKKFLEAISVPAPYLAGGKVWQATITGTRPGANALAVWALIKHLGFEGYKEVVKRAMELSRWFAKQIKKIPGVYLIREPMLNIVSFGTKNLEDVEKELKRRGWGISAHRGYIRIVMMPHVKREHLEKFLGDLREVTVHSIKL from the coding sequence ATGTTCTCGAGGAAAGGCGCGAGCGAGGAAGAAGTTTTAGCAGAGCTGGAGGAGAAAACGGCAGAGGATTTAACCTTTGGTTCTGGGCGGATTCTCGGCTCAATGTGCACGTATCCCCATCCCTTCGCTCAGAAAATTGTCATGAAGTACATCGACAGGAACCTCGGCGACCCGGGCCTTCACGTCGGAAGCCAGAAAATAGAAGAAGAAGCCGTGGAGATGCTCTCTAGTCTCCTGGGGCTCGAGAAGGGCTACGGGAACATCGTCTCTGGAGGAACAGAGGCAAACATCCTGGCCGTGAGGGCCTTCCGCAACCTAGCCGACGTTGAAAAGCCGGAGCTTATCCTCCCAAAGAGCGCCCACTTCTCCTTCCTCAAGGCAAGCGAGATGCTCGGCGTCAAGCTTGTCTGGGCCGAGTTGAAGGATGATTACTCGGTTGATGTTAAGGACGTCGAAGCTAAAATAACCGAGGGCACTATCGGGATAGTCGGGATAGCAGGAACCACCGGACTGGGTGTTGTTGATGACATCCCAGCTTTGAGCGACCTGGCCCTCGATTACGGAATCCCCCTCCACGTTGATGCTGCCTTCGGAGGCTTCGTGATTCCCTTCGCCAAGGCCCTGGGTTATGATCTCCCCGACTTCGACTTCAGGCTTAAAGGTGTGCAGAGCATAACCATAGATCCCCACAAGATGGGAATGGCCCCGATTCCCGCAGGTGGAATAATCTTCAGAAAAAAGAAGTTCCTAGAGGCGATAAGCGTGCCCGCGCCCTATCTGGCCGGGGGAAAGGTGTGGCAGGCGACGATAACAGGGACACGGCCTGGAGCAAATGCTCTGGCAGTGTGGGCCCTGATAAAGCACCTCGGCTTTGAGGGCTACAAGGAGGTAGTGAAGCGCGCAATGGAGCTGAGCAGGTGGTTTGCAAAGCAGATAAAGAAGATACCAGGGGTTTACCTGATAAGGGAACCTATGCTCAACATAGTCTCCTTCGGAACGAAGAACCTCGAAGATGTCGAGAAGGAGCTGAAGAGACGTGGCTGGGGAATCAGCGCCCATCGCGGTTACATAAGAATAGTCATGATGCCCCACGTCAAGAGGGAGCATTTGGAGAAGTTCTTGGGAGATTTGAGGGAGGTAACGGTTCATTCTATCAAGCTATGA